The Enhydrobacter sp. sequence TGCTCGATCTCCTGCAGCTTCACGGTGCCGAGACCCCACAGCGGGTCGCGGCCATCAAGCAGCGTACCGGCAAGCCAGTCATGAAAGTGATCAAGGTTGCGGTGCCGCGTGATGTCGAACGCGGGGTCGCCGACTACGCCGCTGTCGCCGACCGCCTGATGTTCGATGCGGCGGAGGGCACGTTGCCCGGCGGCAACGCGAAGGTTTTCGACTGGACGATTCTCTCGGGTCACCGGGTGCCGGTGCCCTGGTTCCTGGCCGGCGGCCTCACGCCGGACAATGTCGCCGAGGCGGTGCGTGTCACCGCGGCTGGCGCCGTCGACGTTTCTTCTGGCGTCGAATCGGGCCGGGGTGTGAAATCGGTGGAGCTGATCCGCGCCTTCCTCGCGCGAACCGCGTCGCTTTAGGGGAGATCCGATGAAGACCGAACGGCGGCTCAAGGAACTGGGTATCGAGCTCGCGCCGGCGACGTCGCCGATGGCCAACTACGTCAATGCCGTGCGCACCGGCAACCTGCTCTATCTTGCGGGCAAGGGGCCCGGTCTGCCCGGCCAGCCGCTGCCGACGGGCAAGGTTGGTCGCGATCTCACGATCGAACAGGCCTACCGGCACGCGCGCGAGACCGGCCTCAACCTGATCGCGGTCATGAAAGCGGAGCTGGGCGACCTTGATCGCGTCAAGCGCATCGTGAAGGTGTTGGGCATGGTGAATGCGCTGCCCGAGTTCGGACGCCAGCCGGAAGTCATCAACGGCTGTTCCGACCTCTTCGTCGAGGTGTTCGGCGATCGCGGCCGGCATGCGCGCTCGGCGGTCGGGATGGGCTCGCTGCCGCGCGGCATTCCGGTCGAGATCGAGGTGATCGTCGAGGTCGAGGACGAGACGCCGGCCGCGCGCCGGTCCGCCGCGGCCAAGGCCGCACCGAGGCGGAAGACGGCGCCGAAGAAGGCGGCGAAAAAGAAGAGCAGGTAGCTGCTTTGACCGACCCCCGTCGGGACTGCTAAGTCCGCCTCCCGACAGGAATCGCAATGGCACCGACACCCAACAGTTTCCGCACCGGGCCCGACGAGCGCGGGCATTTCGGCATCTTCGGCGGCCGCTTCGTCGCCGAGACGCTGATGCCGCTGATCCTCGAGCTGGAGAAAGCCTACAACGAGGCCAAGGCGGATCCGCAGTTCCAGGGCGAGCTCCGCTATCTCCTGGCCCACTATGCCGGCCGCCCCAGCCCGCTCTATTTCGCCGATCGCCTGACCCGGCACCTGGGCGGTGCGAAGGTCTATCTCAAGCGCGACGAGCTGAACCACACCGGCAGCCACAAGATCAACAACGTGCTGGGTCAGGTGCTGCTGGCCAAGCGCATGGGCAAGACGCGGGTGATCGCCGAGACGGGCGCGGGCCAGCATGGCGTCGCGACGGCGACCGCCTGCGCGCTGTTCGACATTCCCTGCGTGGTGTTCATGGGCTCGGTCGATGTCGACCGCCAGGCGCCGAATGTCTTTCGCATGAAGATGCTGGGCGCCGAGGTCCGGCCGGTGGCGGCGGGATCGGCGACGCTCAAGGATGCGATGAACGAGGCGCTGCGCGACTGGGTCGCGACCTGTGAGACGACGTTCTATTGCATCGGCACGGTGGCAGGCCCGCATCCCTATCCGGCGATGGTGCGCGATTTCCAGTGCGTGATCGGCAACGAGGTGCGCAAGCAGATGATGGAAGCCGAAGGCCGGTTGCCCGACACGCTCGTCGCCTGCATCGGCGGCGGCTCGAACGCGATGGGCCTGTTCCATCCCTTCCTCGACGACGCTGGCGTGCGCATCGTGGGCGTGGAGGCGGCCGGCAAGGGCCTCGAGACAGGCGAGCACGCCGCCTCGCTCACCGGCGGCCGGCCCGGCGTGCTGCATGGCAACCGCACCTATTTGTTGCAGGACGAGGAAGGCCAGATCACCGAGGCACATTCGATCTCGGCCGGTCTCGACTATCCCGGCATCGGGCCCGAGCATTCCTGGCTCAAGGAGCAGGGCCGCGTCGAATACGTGTCGGCGACCGACGGCGAGGCGCTCGAGGCCTTCCAGCTCCTCTGCAAGCTCGAAGGCATCATTCCCGCGCTCGAATCGGCGCATGCCCTGGCGCACGTGACGAAGCTCGCGCCGACCTTGCCCAAGGACAATCTGCTCGTGATGAATCTGTCCGGCCGCGGCGACAAGGACGTGCCGCAGGTCGCCGCGCGGCTCGGCGTGAAGATCTGACATGGGCCGCATCACCAGGCGCTTCGCCGAGCTGAAGGCCGACAAGCGCGCCGGTTTCGTGGCCTATGTCACCGCCGGCGACCCCGATCCCGTGCTCAGCTACCAGATCCTGAAGGGCTTGCCTGCGGCCGGAGCGGACCTGATCGAGCTCGGCATGCCGTTCACCGATCCGATGGCGGACGGGCCATCGGTCCAGCAGGCCGGACAACGTGCGCTCAAGGCGGGGATCACTGTCGATGCGACGTTCGACATGGTGCGGCGCTTTCGCAAGGAGACCGGTGACGGTGCAACGCCGGTCCTGCTCATGGGCTATTACAACCTCGTGTCCCAGCGCGGCGTCGAACGCTTCTGCAAGGAGGCTGCCGCGGCCGGAGTCGACGGTCTGATCCTGGTCGATCTGCCGCCAGAGGAAGCGGACGAGCTGAAGCCACACGCGGTTGCAGCCGGCATCGATACCGTTCTTCTCACCGCGCCGACGACCGACGACAAGCGTCTGCCGGCGGTGCTGAAATACGCTTCAGGCTTCGTGTATTTCGTTTCCGTGCTGGGCATCACCGGCACCAAATCGGCGACCGAGGAAGCAGTGCGCACGCATGTCGCGCGCATCAAGCGGCATACCGCCTTGCCGATCAGTGTGGGTTTCGGGATCAAGACGCCGGATCAGGCGGCCGCGGTGGCGCGTCATGCCGACGCGGCGGTCGTCGGCTCGGCGATCGTCGATCGTGTGAAGGCGGGGCTCGACGACCAGGGCAAGCCCAAGCCGGATCTCGTGCCGGGCGTATTCGCCTACGTCAAGGCGCTCGCCGATGGCGTGCGCAGCGTGCGCAAAGTCTAGAGTCCTTTCGATCCGATCTTTGTGATCGTTTTATGAGATCGCGCCATCGGCCATTGTATGGCCGAATTTGCGCTCCCATATGCTTGTCCTGAATCGACGGCAAAGGGAGTGCGCAATGCAGCGGTTCACGACAGAACACCAAGACAGGCTTCATCGGATCTTCACCGCTGCACTCGATCTTCTCGACAAACAGAACCGCGAGCCCGACCGTTGGGAAGAGGAATGCCTTTCCTACGCGCTCGGCGCCATGGCCTGCGGCCTCTATTCGGCGGCCGAGGTCGAGCTTGCGGCCTTCTCGCGGCCGGCGGCCGAGCGGCCGTCGGAAGAGGTCGCAAAGCTCGAGAAGAAGCCGAGCCGATTCACCAAGGACATGCTGCGCCACGGCCTCGATTACGTGCTGCGCCGCAACCAGGGGTCGCGGAGCGTCGCGGACGATATGTCGCTGCCGTCTGCGAGCCACCTCGCCGTCCGCACCTTTCTCGGCGCGTCGCTGTAACGACCTCGCCGAGCGGCGAGCTTCCTCGAACCTTTGGGGCGACTATTCCGCCATTTCCTCGTCGTCGAACAGGAGGTCGGCGACGAACGGGTTGGTCTTGCGTTCCCAGCCGAAGGTCGAGGTCTGGCCGTGGCCGGGCACGAAGCCGATATCCTCGCCCAGCGGCCATAGTCGCTCACGGATCGAGCGCAGAAGCTGGTTGTGGTTGCCGCGCGGGAAGTCGGTGCGGCCGATCGAGCCTCTGAACAATACGTCGCCCACGAAGGCGATCTTCGCCTCCTTGTTCACGAACACGACATGGCCCGGCGTGTGGCCGGGGCAATGGACGACGTCGAGCGTGAGCTTGCCGAGGCTCACCGTGTCGCCATTCACCAGCCAGCGATCCGGCACGAACGGCTTGTAGGCCGGGAAGTTGTACTTGCGGCCCGAGTCGGGCAGGCCCTCGATCAGGAACAGGTCGTCCTCGTGCGGACCCTCGATCTTCACGCCATAGTGCTCGGCCATGGTGCCGGCGGCGGAGGCGTGATCGACATGGCCGTGGGTCAGCAGCACCTTCGTGATCGTGATCCCCTGCTCAGCGATCGCCTGCTTCAACATGTCGAAGTCCCCGCCGGGGTCGACCGCGGTACCCTCCATGGTCTCGGAACACCAGACGATCGAGCAGTTCTGCTGGAACGGCGTGACAGGCGCGATCATGACCTTGATCATGGACCTCCTGTAATGCCTCCCGCGGACACAGGAAAGGGCGTATGCTGCGGTTCCCTCTCGTGACGAAACGTCAATGAAATTGCGCCTTCTGGCAGGACTCGCGGCGTTGCTCGGCCTGGTGGCCGGCCCGGCCGCGGCGCAGTTCACCTCGGTCGTCTCGCCCACCGGTCCGGTCACGGCCGGCCCCTATATCATCGTCGACGCCCATACCGGCGAGACCCTGCTGCAGAGCAATGCCGGTGCGCCCTGGTATCCGGCGTCACTCACCAAACTGATGACGATCTATATCGTCTTCCAGGAACTGAAGGCGGGGCGCCTTACGCTGCAGACGGCGGTGCCGTTCTCGGCCCACGCCGCCAGCATGCCGCCGGCGAAGCTCGGCGTCGGGGTGGGACAGTCGATCACGGTGGAGCAGGCGCTCGAGTCGCTGGTGGCCCATTCGGCCAACGACGTGGCGGCAGCTCTCGGTGAACTGGTCGGCGGATCCAAGCCGGCCTTCACTCAGCGCATGACCCAGACCGCAGCCCACCTCGGCATGACGGCCACGACCTTCGACAATGCCAACGGCCTGCCCGATCCCGGCAATCTGACGACGGCGCGCGATCTCGTCATCCTCGCGATGGCCCTGATCCGCGACTTCCCGCAATACTATAGCTACTTCCAGACCCAGCACTTCATGCTCGGCAAGCGCTGGGTCGGGCCGGGCGTCAGGTTCGTGCGCATGTATGCGCCCTATGCCGACGGTCTGAAGACCGGCTTCATTTGCGCCTCGGGCTTCAATCTCGTGGGCAGCGCCGTGCGCGACGGCCGCCGCCTGATCGGCGTCGCGCTGGGCTTCCGCCGCGCAGACCTGCGCGACGAGTTCCTGGTGCGCCTGTTCGACGAAGCTTATTCGCTCAAGACGGGCGGGGCGCGGCCCAAGGTCTGGCAGATCCACAACGACGGCGGCCAGCCGCCGGTGGTCTTCAGCCAGAGCGAATGCGGCACGATCCGCTACGACATGCCGGGCGATGCGGCCTGGCTCGGCACCTACGGCACCTGGGCCGCCGCCCGTCAGGTCTACGACCGCGGCACGACGGAACTCAACAGGATGGGCGTCGCCCAGCCCGGCAAGGAGTACATCCTGCCGGTCACGGTCAACAAGGCGACGCGGCAGGCGGCGATCATCGCCGACCTGCAGCCGGGGATCGCGCAAAGGCTTTGCGCCGACTACCACGCGCGCAAGCAGTTCTGCGAGGTGAAGAAGCCGCAGGACTTCGAGGCGCCTTTCAGGGGATTCTGGCGCTGACAAACGGGGGCCGGATCGGCTTGGCCGCAGCGATCATTCGTGCCATATCGCGGCCATGAACTGGCTGACCAACTTCGTCCGCCCCAAGCTGCGGGCACTCGTCTCGCGCAAGAAGGAGGCGCCGGAGAATCTCTGGCTGAAATGCCCCAAGTGCGAACAGATGCTGTTCACGCGCGACTGGGAGGCGAACCAGGAGGTCTGCACCCATTGCGGGCACCACATGCGGCTGCGGCCGATGAAGCGGCTGCCCCATCTTTTCGACGACGGAAAGTTCGAGCTGCACGCCCTGCCCAGGGTGATATCCGACCCGCTGAAATTCCGCGACACCAAGCGCTATGACGCGCGCCTGAAGGAAGCCCAGGGCAAGGCTCACGGCGGCGCCGATGCCCTGGTCGTCGCCAGCGGCCTGATGGGCAACCGCCTGACGGTCGTGGCCGCCCTCGATTTCGGCTTCATGGGCGGCTCGATGGGTACCGCCGTCGGCGAGGGGCTGGTGATGGCGGCCGAGCTCGCCGTCGACCGCAAGGCGCCGCTGATCGTGTTCTCCGCCTCGGGCGGCGCGCGCATGCAGGAAGGCATCCTGTCGCTGATGCAGCTCACGCGCACCACCATCGCGGTGCGCCGCGTGAAGGAGGCAGGTCTACCCTACATCGTCGTGCTGACCGATCCGACGACGGGCGGCGTCTCTGCCTCCTTCGCCATGCTGGGCGACGTCCATCTCGCCGAGCCGGAGGCCATCATCGGCTTCGCCGGGCCGCGCGTGATCCAGGACACGATTCGCCAGGAATTGCCGCCGGGCTTCCAGCGCTCCGAATATCTTCTCGAGCACGGCATGGTCGACGCCGTGGTCCATCGCCACAAGCTGCGCGAGACCCTGATCCGGCTGGTCACGCTGCTCATGGATCCGCTGGTGGTCGAAAGCCGCAGCCTCGCCGTCGTCGGCGCCTGAACCTCCGGCACCGGAGCCGAGCATGATCGATCCGATCCTGGAGCGCGTGATGCGGCTCCATCCGCGGTCGATCGATCTCGGCCTCGAGCGCATCGCGCGGTTGCTCGCGGCGCTCGGCTCGCCCGAGCGAAAGCTGCCGCCCATCGTCCATGTCGCCGGCACCAACGGCAAGGGGTCGCTGGTCGCCTATCTCAGGGCGATGGCGGAGGCGGGGGGCTACCGCGTCCATGTCTACACCTCGCCGCATCTCGTGCGCTTCAACGAGCGTATCCGTGTGGCCGGCCGTCTCATCGAGGACAGCGAGCTCGACGCGGTGCTGGGCGACTGCGAGCGGGCCAACGAGGAAAAGCCGATCACCTTCTTCGAGATCACGACGGCGGCCGCCTATCTCGCTTTCTCGCGCGTGCCGGCGGATCTAGCCGTGATCGAGGTCGGCATGGGCGGACGCTACGACGCCACCAACGTGATCGCGCCGACGCTCGCGGCCATCACGCCCATCGGCTACGACCACACGGGCTTCCTCGGCGACAGGCTCGAGGGCATCGCCGGCGAGAAGGCGGGCATCCTGAAGCATGCCGTGCCGGCGGTGATCGGTCGCCAGCGCGCGGTGAGCGCCCAGGTGATCGAGGCCGAGGCATCGACCCTCGCGGCGCCGCTGTTCCGCCTCGGCCGAGAATGGCGGGTCATGCCGGGCCCGGCAGGCTTCCGCTACGAAAGCGACGCCACGACGCTCGATCTTCCGGCGCCGGCGCTCGTGGGGGCGCACCAGATCGACAACGCCGCCACCGCCGTCGCCTGCATCGAGCGTCTGCGGGCGGCGAACTTCGCGATCGACGATCGGGCGATCGCAAAAGGCCTCGCCACGGTCGAGTGGCCGGCGCGGCTGCAGAAGCTCACGCGCGGCCCGCTGGTCGAGGCCCTGCCGCCGGGCTGTGAGCTGTGGCTCGACGGCGGCCACAACGAGGATTGCGGGCTCGCCCTCGCCGGCATGGCGTCGGATTGGGCGAAGGAGCCGGCGCCGCTGCCGCTTTATCTTGTATTCGGCATGTTGACGAGCAAGGACGCTGCGGGCTTCCTGCGGCCGCTGGCGCGCCATGCGCGCGCGGCGCGCGCGGTGCCCTTTCCGGAAGGCCATAGTGCCTATACGCCGCAGGAAGCTTGTGCCAAGGCGGCCGAGGTCGGCCTGGATTGCGCGCCCGCAGACGACATCGGCGCGGCGCTGGAGGACCTTCTGGCCACCCAGCCCGCGCCGATGCGCATTCTGATCTGTGGATCGCTCTATCTCGCCGGCGCCGTGCTGCAACGCAACGGCTGAGCTGGACGCTTAGCTCACGACGGTATTGATCCAGCTCACCAGCCTCTGCTTGGGCTCGGCGCCGATCTTGGTTGCCGCGACCTGGCCGTCCTTGAACAGCAGCAGCGTGGGGATGGAGCGCACGCCGTACTTGGTCGGCACCATCGGGTTCTCGTCGATATTGACCTTCACCACCTTGAGCTTGCCGTCCATCTCCTTGGAGATGTCTTCGAGCGACGGGCCGATCATGCGGCACGGGCCGCACCATTCCGCCCAGAAGTCGACGAGGACGGGTTTGTCGGATTTCAGCACTTCCTGATCGAAGGAGGCATCGGTCGCTTTGACGGTCATGGCGAGGCTCCGCAGACAAATAAGGCCGGTCGATGGACCGGCGTCGCTCTTGGCTCAAAGCTAGGAAGAGGGCCCGGCCAAGTCAAGGTTCGCCCGCGTAAGGCATTGATTTGTCGAGGGTTACTGCGTCAATCTCCATAAGCTTGGGACCCGAGGTCCAGAGCAGGAAAGCCCGTATCGGCCGTCCGGGGTAGATCGCCCCCAGCAGGGCCCGATAGAGCGCGAGCTGGCGACGATAGGCGAGCGGCACCCCAGCGGCATCGGCCGGTGGCGGACGATTGGTCTTGTAGTCGACGATCAGCACCTCGTGTTCGGAGAGGGCCAGCCGGTCGACCTGGCCGCTGACGGTGAACGGACCGCGCGGCGTTTTCACCATGCCGATCAACGGCACCTCGGCGCGCGAGTCTTGGGCGAACAGGAGGGCGTGCGCGGGAGCTTCGGTGACGGCGAGTGCCTCGGCCGCCCATTGGGCGACCTCCTCGTCGGTCAGGCCGTGCGCAGGCTGCGCGAGGAAGCGGCGCGCGGCGGCGGTGCGTTCGGTGGTCGGCATGGTGGGCAAATGGCGCAAAAGCTCGTGCAACAGGCGACCGCGCTTCCAGCGCCCCGACTCGCCCGCCGCAACGGGGCTGAAGGCGCGCGAGCGTGCGGCCAGCTCGTCGGGCAGGGGCTGCGAGGGCGCCAGCGGCGTCGGCGGATCGGGTTCGCGCGGCGCGGCCTGCTCGAGCCAGGTGGGCACGGCAACGATATCGGACAACGGCAGGGCCTGCTGCTCCGGCACGACGATGCGGCCCTCGTTCGTGAGCTCGAAACCTTCGCCCGACCAGCCCTCGTCACCCAACTGTTCGGTGAAGTCGAACGTCCTGGCGGTCGCGCGGCGGCGCCCGGCGCTTTGGCTCCCGACGCTGGCGGCGAGGCCCGTGGCGATGCGGTCGTACCAGCAGCCCGCATCCTGCTTGCGCAGGCCGATCCAGCCGCCGACATAGAGCCGGTCCTCGGCCCGGGTCATGGCGACATAGAGCAGACGGTTCTGCTCCTCGAGGGCCCGCTCGCGCGCCTCCGCGCGCCAGGCGCGGGCCGCCTCGTTGGCATCGTCGGCGCGCGGCAGCCAGAGCCGCGCCTTGCCATCGGCGGCGGCGAGCAGGCGCTCGTTGTCGCGCGGCACCCGCGTGGTGTCGGGCAGGTAGACGATCGGCGCCTGCAGTCCCTTGGAAGCGTGCACGGTGAGTATGCGCACTTCCTGCCGCCGGTTGGCGTCGAGGTCGCGCTTGATCTCGCCGCCGCCGGCCTCGAACCAGCGCAGGAAGCCCTGCAGGGATCCGGCCTCGGAGTGCTGGTACTGCAGCGCGCGCACCAGCAGCTCGTCGATCGGGTCGGAGGCCTCGCGGCCGAGACGCTCCAGCAGCCGCTTGCGGCCGCCTTCGGGCCCCAGCGCCTGCGCGAAGAAGTCGAAGGGCGTGGCGAAATCGGCGCGCGCAAGCCACGCCGACAGGCGCGCATGCGCTTCGGCGAAGCCAGGCTGCCGCGACTGCTCGCGCAAGGCGCGCCACAACGTGCCGCTGCGCTTCCAGGCGAGAGAGAACAGCTCGTCCTCGTCGAGCCCGATCAACGGCGACTTGAGAAGGCAGGCGAGATTGAGATCGTCCTGCGGCAGCAGCACGAAGCGCGCCATCGCGAGCAGATCCTGGATCGCGAGCTCCTGGCCGAGGTCGAGGCGGTCGACGCCCGCGACCTCGATCTGCTCGCGCTTGAGCGCGCGGACGAGCGCGTTCACGAAGGCGTTGCGGCGACGGACGAGCACCATGAAGTGCCCGGCATGCAGGAGCTCTCCCTGGAGTGCCCGCCGTTCCTGTCCGATCAGGCTTTTGGCATGGGCCGCGATCAGATGGGCCAGGCGCTCGTGCGGCGCGACCGTCGTCCCCTGCGGCATTTCGATGTCGGTGGGATCGGCCTCGGCCTTTGCCGGCGCGACCAGCGGCCAGAGCTCGACTCGACCAGGATCGTCTGTGCGGCTCGGCAGATGCAGAACTTCGCCCGGCGCGGCCACGCCCTTCGCCGCATCCGGCTGCTCGAACACCCAGTCGACGGCATCGAGAACGGCCGGCGTCGAGCGGAACGAGACATTGAGATCGACCGACTCGAAGCTCTTTTGGGCCTGCTGGCTCTTCTCCGCGAACCACAACCGCATTTCGGCGAGCTTGCGCGGATCGGCACGCTGGAAGCCGAAGATCGACTGCTTGGTGTCGCCGACGGCGAAGATCGTGCGTTCGCGATCGCCGGAGCCGCCTTCGCCGGCGAAGAACTCCTCGGTCAGGTGACGGATGACCTCCCACTGGTCGGGATTGGTGTCCTGCGCCTCGTCGACCAGCACGTGATCGATGCCGCCATCGAGCTTGTAGAGCACCCAGGCTGCGCTCTCGGCGCTTTCCAGCAGCCGTCGCGTGGAGACGATCAGGTCGTCGTAATCGAGCAACGCGCGCCGTCGCTTGGCCGCGCCGTATCGCTGCGTGATATCGAGGCCCAGTCGCAACAGCGCGCAGGTGAGCTCCGCCAGTGCCCGTCCGCGGGCATGGTCGATCTCGGCGCCCAGCCGTTCGGCTTCGGTGCGCAGCACGAGGTCGATGTCCGTCATCATCGCGACGGCAGCCCTGGATGCGAGCGTCCTTCGCACCTCACCTTTCTCGGTAAAGAACGCTGCCCGATAGGCATCCAGGCACGAGGCGCGATCCGCTCCGGCATCGAGCCAGGCTGCAATCGCGGCGGCGCGCGCGGAATCCGTCTTGCCGCCTCTCGCCAGAGCCCTGATTGCGGCGCGCAATGCCGCCTCGTCCGGCTTGGTGTCCCGATCCTTCTCGCAGCCGAGCCGTCGCATGAGCTGCCGATGGACGCGCGCGAGACCCTGGGCATTGGTGATGCGCGCCAGCAGCCATGTCCGCTCGGCCAGGAGCTTCGTCATCAGCTCGGCATATTCGGCAATCGAGACGCGGCCGGCGACGACGGCGAGCGCCTCGCGCAAGTCCGCCGACGCATCGTCGCGCGCCAGCGTCTCGATCTGCGCATCCTGCGCCTGCCGCAGGAGCGTCGCCGCCTCGGCTTCGTCCATCACCTCGAAGCCGGGCGCCACGCCCGCCTCGAGCGGGAATCGTTTCAGGAGCGCCTGGCAGAATGCGTGGATGGTGAGGATGTTGATGCCACCCGGTGCATCGAGCACGCGCGCGAAGAGACGGCGCGCGACGACACGCTGTTCCGGCTCGGGCGTGCGGTCGATCAGCTTCTCGATCTGCTGGTCGAGCGCCGCCGATGTCGCCATGGCCCAGCCGCCGAGCTGGCTTGCCAGGCGATTGCGCATTTCCGCCGCAGCGGCCTTGGTAAAGGTCAGACAGAGGATGCGCTCGGGCCGCACACCCGCGAGGAGAAGGCGCATCACGCGTTCGGTCAGCACCTTGGTCTTGCCGGTGCCGGCATTGGCTTCCACCCAGGTCGAGCGATCGGGCGCCGTCGCTGCACGCTGGGCCGCGGTCGCAAGCTCGAGGGCGTGGAGTGCGTCGTTCATTCCTCGCCTCCGCCCACCGTCGACCATTCGGCCACGCGCTCGAGATGGCGGTAGTCGTTGAAGTACGGGCCGAACTCCGGCCAGGGCAGGGCGGTGTAGGCTGTCGTCGGGTTGGCAAAATGCGCCGCCATGCGATCGACCAGCGACAGCATGGCCGGCACCAGCTTGGCGCTGTCCTGGACCTCCGTCATCGCGCCGCCGTCGCCCAGGCCGTTGGCCTGCCAGTAGGAGAGATGGACCGCCCGCGCCTTGCCGTCGATGTCGGCAAAGCCGCCATGCTCCGCCATCGCCGCCTCGAGCAGGAGCTGCGGCGCGAACAGGGCGTCGAGTTCCTTGCGCGAGGGCACGCGGCCGGTCTTGTAGTCGATGATCTCCCAGCCGCCCGGCTCGATCTCGTCGATGCGATCGGCGCGCGCTTCGATGACGAGTGGCCGCGTCGCCGTACCGATCGTCATCTCGCCCTTGGTCTCGCTTCCCAGCAGACGCGTGCCTGAGGCGCGCCGGGCGTTCTCGGCGGCGATGAACCAGCGCGCGAGCCGCTGGAAACGCGGCCACCAGAACGCCCGCTCGGCCGGGACGGCCATCAGATCCCGCAGATGCCGCGCGCCCAGCGCCTCGAAGCGCGCGAGCGCATCCGGCGGCAGCAGACCCGAGGGATGCGCCTTCAGGAACTCGTCCAGCGCCCTGTGCAAGGCCGAGCCGCGATCGGCCGCACCCAGCTCCGCCTCCAGGGGATCGAGCGCTTCGAGACCGAGGATACGCCGCGCGTAGAGGCCGTAGGGATCGCGCCGCCATTGCTCGATGGCCGACACCGAAAGCCGTGTCGGCCGCGCCTCGACGGGCGGGCGCGGCTCGGGCCGGCGCCGGGGGCGATAGTGCTTCGGGTCGTCGATCGCCTGGGCCCAGGCGAGCAGGGCGCGCCGGCCGCGCTCGATATATTCGGGCGGCGGCGCGCTACTCTCGGGATCGTGGCCGAAAAGCGCATCGAGCCGGGCGAGCCAGCGCGACGGCACGGTGGGCGCCCCGCCTTCGCGCTGCGCGCGCGTCAGCAGCACGCGCTCGGCAGCCAACGCCGAGGCGAAGTCGTGCGCCGACAGGCCGACACGCCGTTCAGGGGCTGGAAGGCCGAGTGCGGCCCGCATCGGTCGGTTGACCCAAGGTCCCGTCTCGACCGCGGGCGGCCAGGAGCCTTCGTTCAAGCCGCCCAGGATCAGCAGATCGGCGCGCTGCAGGCGCGCCTCCAGCGGCCCCCAGATGGCGAGCCGGGGATGCCAGCCGAAGCGCGGACGCAGCGTCTCCGGCGCCAGCATGGCGGCGAGCAGCGCCGGCCACTCGCCGCCTTGGATGGGACGGCGGCCCTGCCATGCGGTGCGCAGCCGCGCCAGCGCGTCCGCCAGCGCTTCCCCGGCCTCGCCGGACCACAAGACCTCGGGCACCGCCGCCTTCTCGGCGGCGGCGATGGTGGCGTCGAGCAGGGTCAGCGGATCGACCTCCGCGCTCATGGCGGCGGCGAGCGCCGAGGTAGCCTCGTCGATGCGGCTGATCAGGTCGAGCACCCGTCGACTGTCCTGCTCCTTGCCGACCAGCGCCTGCTCGCTGCAGGCCCGCAAAGCGGAAAGGCCCGGCGCCGGCTTCGGGCCGCGCAGGCATTTGCGGTCC is a genomic window containing:
- a CDS encoding phosphoribosylanthranilate isomerase; translated protein: MTVEAKICGLSTPETVEAAVRFGARWVGFVTYPPSPRHISTETMRVLGAGVPAGVGRVGLFVDPDDALLDEKLATGVLDLLQLHGAETPQRVAAIKQRTGKPVMKVIKVAVPRDVERGVADYAAVADRLMFDAAEGTLPGGNAKVFDWTILSGHRVPVPWFLAGGLTPDNVAEAVRVTAAGAVDVSSGVESGRGVKSVELIRAFLARTASL
- the trpA gene encoding tryptophan synthase subunit alpha, which gives rise to MGRITRRFAELKADKRAGFVAYVTAGDPDPVLSYQILKGLPAAGADLIELGMPFTDPMADGPSVQQAGQRALKAGITVDATFDMVRRFRKETGDGATPVLLMGYYNLVSQRGVERFCKEAAAAGVDGLILVDLPPEEADELKPHAVAAGIDTVLLTAPTTDDKRLPAVLKYASGFVYFVSVLGITGTKSATEEAVRTHVARIKRHTALPISVGFGIKTPDQAAAVARHADAAVVGSAIVDRVKAGLDDQGKPKPDLVPGVFAYVKALADGVRSVRKV
- a CDS encoding RidA family protein gives rise to the protein MKTERRLKELGIELAPATSPMANYVNAVRTGNLLYLAGKGPGLPGQPLPTGKVGRDLTIEQAYRHARETGLNLIAVMKAELGDLDRVKRIVKVLGMVNALPEFGRQPEVINGCSDLFVEVFGDRGRHARSAVGMGSLPRGIPVEIEVIVEVEDETPAARRSAAAKAAPRRKTAPKKAAKKKSR
- the trpB gene encoding tryptophan synthase subunit beta translates to MAPTPNSFRTGPDERGHFGIFGGRFVAETLMPLILELEKAYNEAKADPQFQGELRYLLAHYAGRPSPLYFADRLTRHLGGAKVYLKRDELNHTGSHKINNVLGQVLLAKRMGKTRVIAETGAGQHGVATATACALFDIPCVVFMGSVDVDRQAPNVFRMKMLGAEVRPVAAGSATLKDAMNEALRDWVATCETTFYCIGTVAGPHPYPAMVRDFQCVIGNEVRKQMMEAEGRLPDTLVACIGGGSNAMGLFHPFLDDAGVRIVGVEAAGKGLETGEHAASLTGGRPGVLHGNRTYLLQDEEGQITEAHSISAGLDYPGIGPEHSWLKEQGRVEYVSATDGEALEAFQLLCKLEGIIPALESAHALAHVTKLAPTLPKDNLLVMNLSGRGDKDVPQVAARLGVKI
- a CDS encoding MBL fold metallo-hydrolase yields the protein MIKVMIAPVTPFQQNCSIVWCSETMEGTAVDPGGDFDMLKQAIAEQGITITKVLLTHGHVDHASAAGTMAEHYGVKIEGPHEDDLFLIEGLPDSGRKYNFPAYKPFVPDRWLVNGDTVSLGKLTLDVVHCPGHTPGHVVFVNKEAKIAFVGDVLFRGSIGRTDFPRGNHNQLLRSIRERLWPLGEDIGFVPGHGQTSTFGWERKTNPFVADLLFDDEEMAE
- a CDS encoding D-alanyl-D-alanine carboxypeptidase family protein, with the protein product MKLRLLAGLAALLGLVAGPAAAQFTSVVSPTGPVTAGPYIIVDAHTGETLLQSNAGAPWYPASLTKLMTIYIVFQELKAGRLTLQTAVPFSAHAASMPPAKLGVGVGQSITVEQALESLVAHSANDVAAALGELVGGSKPAFTQRMTQTAAHLGMTATTFDNANGLPDPGNLTTARDLVILAMALIRDFPQYYSYFQTQHFMLGKRWVGPGVRFVRMYAPYADGLKTGFICASGFNLVGSAVRDGRRLIGVALGFRRADLRDEFLVRLFDEAYSLKTGGARPKVWQIHNDGGQPPVVFSQSECGTIRYDMPGDAAWLGTYGTWAAARQVYDRGTTELNRMGVAQPGKEYILPVTVNKATRQAAIIADLQPGIAQRLCADYHARKQFCEVKKPQDFEAPFRGFWR
- the accD gene encoding acetyl-CoA carboxylase, carboxyltransferase subunit beta, whose amino-acid sequence is MNWLTNFVRPKLRALVSRKKEAPENLWLKCPKCEQMLFTRDWEANQEVCTHCGHHMRLRPMKRLPHLFDDGKFELHALPRVISDPLKFRDTKRYDARLKEAQGKAHGGADALVVASGLMGNRLTVVAALDFGFMGGSMGTAVGEGLVMAAELAVDRKAPLIVFSASGGARMQEGILSLMQLTRTTIAVRRVKEAGLPYIVVLTDPTTGGVSASFAMLGDVHLAEPEAIIGFAGPRVIQDTIRQELPPGFQRSEYLLEHGMVDAVVHRHKLRETLIRLVTLLMDPLVVESRSLAVVGA